The segment GAATATGTGATAAATAATACAATTGATTATTGCTCAAGTGATTTGATGAAAAAAATTGAAGTCAAATCTCACATTTATCCTAAGGTTGATGTTATATCATTACCAGATCTGGGCAAAGAAAATGAGGAGGGCAATTTTGTATACAAGCTATCTTTTGAGTCGATGCCTGAAGTACCAGTGATAGATCTTGACAAAATAAACTTAAAGAAAATTGAAGCAAAGATTGAAGAGGAAGATATAAAAGAATTTATTGATTCTATTAAAACAAAGTTCCCCAATTTTGCCTCTGTTGATGATGCTTCTTATCAAGCGAAAGATTGGGATAAATTGATAATTGATTTTGAAGGGCGGATTAGGAATAAGCTCTTTCAATGTGGAAGTAGCAAAAATTTTGCCGTTAATTTAGGGTCTGGCACATTTATTAATGGTTTTGAAGATCAATTAACTGGTATGAAAAAGGGAGAAACAAAGAACTTTAAGTTGAAATTTCCTGAAAATTACCAAGCCATTTCCCTTGCAGGACAGGAAGCTGATTTTTCTGTGCGAGTTAATGAGATTCAAATTGCCAAAGATTTTGAAAATGATGATGAAATAGCTAAGAGTATTGGGTTTAAAGATTATTCTTTGCTAATAAATCATGCAAAAAAAATGATTGGTGATCAGTGTACCGAAATGAGAAATCTCTTAATTAAAA is part of the Wolbachia endosymbiont (group A) of Anomoia purmunda genome and harbors:
- the tig gene encoding trigger factor; amino-acid sequence: MSNNIPQNTVEVSSVYTYKELSIDKLKYEYEITVSSDYIKQKVNSRLQEIAENVKSPGFRAGKMPYDLVVANYKNEALEYVINNTIDYCSSDLMKKIEVKSHIYPKVDVISLPDLGKENEEGNFVYKLSFESMPEVPVIDLDKINLKKIEAKIEEEDIKEFIDSIKTKFPNFASVDDASYQAKDWDKLIIDFEGRIRNKLFQCGSSKNFAVNLGSGTFINGFEDQLTGMKKGETKNFKLKFPENYQAISLAGQEADFSVRVNEIQIAKDFENDDEIAKSIGFKDYSLLINHAKKMIGDQCTEMRNLLIKKELFDYLDANYSFDLPTDIVKQEQQRIEGELGAQNDSRKEAEKRVKLAMLFMKFSAEHKISLTQNDVLNVIVNQYVSKDVPFDRVLKHFESNKQFQELVRGQALEYKVTDYIIKKVSKEEQIVSVKELKELFDNI